A genomic window from Vagococcus sp. CY52-2 includes:
- the plsY gene encoding glycerol-3-phosphate 1-O-acyltransferase PlsY, which yields MKTISLFILAYLLGSIQSGVWIGKIFYHKDIREFGSGNTGTTNTFRVLGKRAGTAVLFMDILKGTVATCLPMWFGLSIDPLWFGVAAILGHTFPIFGHFKGGKAVATSAGMLLAYSPTFFIYSASLFIIFLFLTSTVSLSSMISAIIITISTIVLPIYAPFILAEQNWLLTTLAVAITLFIIIRHRDNIKRIKAGTESKVNFGLRKTKNR from the coding sequence GTGAAAACTATTTCGTTATTTATATTAGCCTACTTGTTAGGCTCGATACAATCAGGGGTTTGGATTGGCAAGATTTTTTATCATAAAGATATTAGAGAATTTGGTAGTGGTAATACTGGGACAACCAATACTTTCCGTGTATTAGGAAAACGAGCTGGAACAGCCGTATTATTTATGGATATCCTAAAAGGAACGGTAGCAACTTGTTTACCAATGTGGTTTGGTTTATCAATTGATCCATTGTGGTTTGGTGTCGCCGCGATATTGGGACATACTTTTCCAATATTTGGACACTTTAAAGGTGGTAAAGCTGTGGCGACAAGCGCTGGGATGTTACTAGCCTATTCACCGACTTTTTTCATCTATTCAGCTAGTTTGTTTATCATCTTTTTATTTTTAACTAGTACAGTTAGTTTATCAAGCATGATTAGTGCGATTATTATTACCATTTCTACTATAGTATTACCAATTTATGCACCATTTATTTTAGCTGAACAAAACTGGTTATTAACCACACTTGCTGTGGCGATTACATTATTTATTATTATTCGTCACCGCGATAATATCAAGCGAATCAAAGCAGGGACAGAAAGCAAAGTAAATTTTGGTTTAAGAAAAACAAAAAACCGTTAG
- a CDS encoding CoA-binding protein: protein MAYKDLGEKKVKEILTNAKTIAVVGLSDNPEKTSYRVAEVMQNAGYKIIPVNPMKEGKTILGEKVYPSIESVDQPIDIVDVFRPSSALVDVAKDFLKSDAPVFWAQLGIENDEAADLLYDSGITDVIMNRCIKIELQK, encoded by the coding sequence ATGGCATATAAAGATTTAGGCGAAAAAAAAGTAAAAGAGATTTTAACTAATGCAAAGACTATCGCAGTTGTTGGTCTAAGTGATAATCCTGAAAAAACAAGTTACCGTGTAGCAGAAGTCATGCAAAATGCTGGATATAAGATTATTCCAGTTAATCCAATGAAAGAAGGGAAAACAATTTTAGGTGAAAAAGTCTATCCTTCTATTGAATCAGTTGATCAACCAATTGATATTGTCGATGTCTTTAGACCAAGTTCAGCATTAGTTGATGTGGCGAAAGATTTCTTAAAATCAGATGCACCCGTTTTTTGGGCACAACTAGGAATAGAAAATGATGAAGCAGCTGACCTTTTATATGATAGCGGGATAACAGATGTTATCATGAATCGCTGTATTAAAATCGAATTACAAAAATAA
- the rpmF gene encoding 50S ribosomal protein L32 has translation MAVPKRKTSKARKNRRRTHYKLSAPGLTACSNCGEMRKSHHVCPSCGHYDGKDVMTKEA, from the coding sequence ATGGCAGTACCAAAAAGAAAAACGTCAAAAGCTCGTAAAAATAGACGTCGTACTCATTACAAATTGTCTGCACCAGGTTTAACAGCTTGCAGTAACTGTGGTGAAATGAGAAAATCTCATCATGTGTGCCCTTCATGTGGTCATTATGATGGAAAAGACGTTATGACTAAAGAAGCATAA
- a CDS encoding DUF177 domain-containing protein, whose translation MKWALSELNKFRGSQVDFLETIDLSASLKKREPSIIDISPIKVNGFLEVDEIGYYAHMTMETILTVPSSRSLEPVELPLNLLIDEEYMTPKQYDALKDVPEDDKNLIIILEKDLIDLTEAIEDFILLNLPLQVLTEEEKQSTELPKGDFWQVVSEDDIKVEHETEAASTIDPRLAKLSDFFKEDE comes from the coding sequence ATGAAGTGGGCATTGTCCGAATTAAATAAGTTTAGAGGAAGTCAAGTTGATTTCTTAGAAACAATTGATTTATCAGCCTCTTTAAAGAAAAGAGAACCATCTATTATTGATATTTCTCCAATTAAAGTCAATGGGTTTTTAGAAGTCGATGAGATAGGTTATTATGCTCATATGACGATGGAAACCATTCTTACTGTTCCATCATCTCGTTCGTTAGAACCTGTGGAATTGCCATTAAATCTTCTGATTGATGAAGAATACATGACACCAAAACAGTATGATGCATTGAAAGATGTACCAGAAGATGATAAAAACTTGATAATTATTTTGGAAAAAGATTTGATTGATTTAACAGAAGCAATTGAAGATTTTATCCTATTAAATTTACCATTACAAGTCTTAACAGAAGAAGAAAAGCAATCAACAGAATTACCAAAAGGTGACTTTTGGCAAGTTGTTTCAGAAGATGATATTAAGGTAGAACACGAAACTGAAGCAGCATCAACCATTGATCCTCGTCTTGCTAAATTATCTGACTTTTTCAAGGAAGATGAGTAG